The following proteins are encoded in a genomic region of Kineosporiaceae bacterium:
- a CDS encoding magnesium chelatase produces MVTTPQPPGRPPAGLPTTVGALRASGHVHRSVKDEIRQNLLHAMRAGSVRFPGVVGFDDTVLPDLERALLAGHDVVLLGERGQGKTRLIRTLVGLLDEWTPVIAGAELHEHPYDPITPATRRRAAERGEELEIRWVHRDDRYAEKLATPDTSIGDLIGDVDPIKVAEGRTLGDPETIHFGLVPRMHRGIFAVNELPDLAERIQVGLLNVLEERDVQVRGYVVRLPLDLLLVASANPEDYTNRGRIITPLKDRFGAEVRTHYPLELDGEVALVRQEAALAAEVPDHLIEVLAVFTRAVRESPSVDGRSGVSARFAIAGAETVAAAALRRHALLGETDPPVARVGDTETITATLRGKVEFEADGEGRELELLDHLLRRATAEVWRRRLGGLDLTELVAVAAENAILAGDGVRSTELLGQFERVPALGALLTRLGMDAEPTPARAASALEFALEGLHLTRRLAKDTLDDGRVVYGGSSDGDHGRD; encoded by the coding sequence GTGGTGACGACACCTCAGCCGCCCGGCCGGCCACCAGCGGGTCTGCCCACCACCGTCGGCGCGTTGCGCGCCTCCGGCCATGTGCACCGCAGCGTCAAGGACGAGATCCGGCAGAACCTGCTGCACGCGATGCGGGCGGGCTCGGTGCGCTTCCCCGGGGTGGTGGGCTTCGACGACACCGTGCTGCCCGACCTGGAGCGCGCACTACTGGCCGGCCACGACGTGGTGCTGTTGGGCGAGCGGGGCCAGGGCAAGACTCGGCTGATCCGCACCCTGGTCGGCCTGCTGGACGAATGGACCCCGGTGATCGCCGGCGCCGAACTGCACGAGCACCCCTACGACCCGATCACCCCGGCCACCCGTCGTCGGGCGGCCGAACGGGGTGAGGAGCTCGAGATCCGCTGGGTGCACCGCGACGACCGGTACGCCGAGAAGCTCGCCACCCCGGACACCAGCATCGGCGACCTGATCGGTGACGTCGACCCGATCAAGGTGGCCGAGGGGCGCACCCTGGGCGACCCGGAGACGATCCACTTCGGCCTGGTGCCCCGCATGCACCGCGGCATCTTCGCCGTCAACGAATTGCCCGACCTGGCCGAACGGATCCAGGTGGGCCTGCTCAACGTGCTCGAGGAACGCGACGTCCAGGTGCGCGGGTACGTGGTGCGGCTGCCGCTCGACCTGCTGCTCGTCGCCAGCGCCAATCCCGAGGACTACACCAACCGCGGCCGCATCATCACCCCGCTCAAGGACCGCTTCGGCGCCGAGGTGCGCACTCACTACCCGCTGGAACTCGACGGCGAGGTCGCCCTGGTGCGCCAGGAGGCAGCCCTGGCCGCCGAGGTGCCGGACCACCTGATCGAGGTGCTCGCCGTCTTCACCCGGGCGGTACGCGAATCTCCGTCGGTCGATGGCCGCTCGGGGGTGTCGGCCCGGTTCGCGATCGCCGGCGCCGAGACGGTGGCGGCCGCGGCGCTGCGCCGTCATGCCCTGCTCGGCGAGACGGATCCCCCGGTGGCTCGCGTCGGCGACACCGAGACCATCACCGCCACGTTGCGCGGCAAGGTCGAGTTCGAGGCGGACGGCGAGGGCCGCGAGCTGGAGCTGCTCGACCACCTGCTGCGGCGCGCCACCGCCGAGGTCTGGCGGCGTCGGCTCGGTGGGCTGGACCTGACCGAGCTGGTCGCCGTCGCCGCCGAGAACGCCATCCTGGCCGGGGACGGCGTCCGCTCCACCGAACTGCTCGGCCAGTTCGAACGGGTGCCCGCCCTGGGCGCGCTCCTGACGCGCCTCGGCATGGACGCCGAGCCCACCCCCGCCCGAGCCGCCAGCGCGCTGGAGTTCGCCCTCGAAGGGCTGCACCTGACCCGGCGGCTGGCCAAGGACACCCTGGACGACGGCCGCGTGGTCTACGGCGGATCGTCCGACGGCGACCACGGGCGGGACTGA